The Vicinamibacteria bacterium genome segment TTCGGGGGGCAAGACGTGGGCGGCCCGGTAGTCGACTCCCGCGCGCACGGCCTCTGCTACCAGAGCGGAGACCGCGCGGCGGGCCAAGATCACCCCGCTCTCCGGCTCCAGGAGGGCCCAGGTGTGGTCTCCGAGCGCGATCTGGGGGAAGCGAGCCTCGAGGTCGGGGCGCAAGAGCCGCTCGTGGCGGACCCCCAGGCGGCGGAGGGTGGCGAGGGTGTCTGAGACCAGGGGGTCGCCTTCGCGGGCCAGCCAGAGGACGCCGGTAGGTTTAAAGAGAGGCAGGCCCGTTTCCCGGAAGAGCGACGCCCAGAGGTCAAAGGAGCGTCGGGCGAAGCGCGTGTACAGGTCGTCCGCGCCGTAGCCCATGCGGATGATGCGCGACTCGCCGCCCGAACTGGATCGCGTGTTCCCGGGGCCGTAGGCATCCAGGAGCACCACGCTTCGGTCGGCTCGTCGCAGGTGCCAGGCCGTCCACGCTCCGAAGCATCCGGCCCCGACCACGGCCACGTCGTGGGTGTGGTGGGCGTTCCCCATCTCAGCCCGGGTCAGCCCGCCGGTCCCTTCCGCCCCCCCGTCCATTCCGGCAGGAGCCCATGGCGTATGTCCATGCGCTCGAGAACCCGGGCCACCGTCTGGTTGACGAGGTCGTCTATCGTCTTCGGCCGCAGATAGAAGGCGGGCATAGGCGGGAGGAGGATGCCTCCCATCTCGGCGAGGGCGAGCATCTGCCGAAGGTGGCCCACGTGGAGGGGGGTCTCGCGGACCACCACCACGAGCGGACGCCCTTCCTTGAGCGTGACGTCGCCCGCCCGCGCGATCAGCGTGTCTGTATAGCAGTTTGCGAGCGCGGAGACGGTCTTGATGCTGCAGGGGGCGATCACCATCCCCGCGGTGCGGAATGAGCCGCTGGCCGGTGCCGCGGCCAGGTCGCGGTTGTCGTGGACAACGTGGGCCAAGGCCTCGACCTGTTTCACTGAGAAGTCGGTCTCCTCCACCAGGGTGCGCTTGGCGGACGCGCTCACGATCAGGTGTATCTCCACATCGGGGGTGGTGCGCAGCGTCTCCAGCAGGCGGATGCCGTAAATGGTTCCGGAGGCGCCGGAGATGCCCACGAGGATCCGTCGCACGGGAGGCCATGGTACACCGGGCGCGGCGGGGGTGCTCAGGAAGCAGCGCCGGCCAGGACCATGGGTCCGCTGGGGCTGGGGACACCGCCCGTGATCTCGAGGGTGACCGCGAACGTCTTCACGCCCGCCATGTCATCGACCATGGGCAGGCGGAACACGGCCCCGCCCTCGGCGTCCACCTGGAAAACACCCGCCGGCACCGGTGACTTTGCGATCACCCAGATCTCGTAGGTCTTGCCCGCGGGGGCGGGGGTGAGGCCGGAAACCAGGAGCACCGCTTCGCGGCTGCCCGGGTTCCAGACCACGCGGGCATGGGCCTGGGGCGCGGCCGCGAGCCCGGCCAGACTCGTCACCCGCGCGTCGGGACTCGCCAGGAGGTCGCGGAAGGCCTTCTCGTCTGCCAGGCGGCGCCGCGCCGCGTCCAACTCCTCGCGAGACTTCTGCAACTGGGCCCGCATGGTGTCGGCCTCCGCGCGCGCCGCCTCCATAGCTCGGCGGGATCCGCTCCGCTCCTTCGAGATCATTACG includes the following:
- a CDS encoding anti-sigma factor, translated to MTDDRLLELAPLAALGALDGEDRAYFEERLAGSEEGRRELAAFETVADRIGLATPPVPPAPHLRRRIFAAVARPAGARRAWIWPVLAAAAALVLSLGSLVMISKERSGSRRAMEAARAEADTMRAQLQKSREELDAARRRLADEKAFRDLLASPDARVTSLAGLAAAPQAHARVVWNPGSREAVLLVSGLTPAPAGKTYEIWVIAKSPVPAGVFQVDAEGGAVFRLPMVDDMAGVKTFAVTLEITGGVPSPSGPMVLAGAAS
- a CDS encoding UbiX family flavin prenyltransferase, whose translation is MRRILVGISGASGTIYGIRLLETLRTTPDVEIHLIVSASAKRTLVEETDFSVKQVEALAHVVHDNRDLAAAPASGSFRTAGMVIAPCSIKTVSALANCYTDTLIARAGDVTLKEGRPLVVVVRETPLHVGHLRQMLALAEMGGILLPPMPAFYLRPKTIDDLVNQTVARVLERMDIRHGLLPEWTGGRKGPAG